One window from the genome of Echinicola vietnamensis DSM 17526 encodes:
- a CDS encoding DUF4377 domain-containing protein, with protein MKFKFTWQPILLLCGLCTAFSGCVNELPEKEESISIKHYPVVENNEAGNASLFLKVQFSHQKGTDEWEVIPLDAIEGFNFQMGYNYEIKIRKAQVFNEATDHYHTSYTHLSTTSKDQVSPNATFELPLKSLDFQPATLAFGNVELGYKMLGEIPIVCSTLCEDLDASLETDQNVTGVFRHNGSNMIKLIQLK; from the coding sequence ATGAAATTTAAGTTTACCTGGCAGCCTATCCTTCTTTTATGTGGCCTGTGTACGGCCTTTTCTGGATGTGTTAACGAACTCCCTGAGAAAGAAGAATCTATCTCCATAAAGCATTATCCTGTGGTGGAAAACAATGAAGCAGGAAATGCTTCGTTATTCCTTAAAGTGCAATTTTCGCATCAGAAGGGCACTGATGAATGGGAGGTAATCCCCTTGGATGCCATTGAAGGATTTAATTTCCAAATGGGGTACAATTATGAAATAAAAATTCGTAAAGCACAGGTATTTAACGAAGCAACAGATCATTACCATACTTCGTACACCCACCTTTCTACGACCTCCAAAGATCAGGTAAGCCCCAATGCGACGTTTGAGCTACCACTAAAATCATTGGATTTCCAACCTGCTACGTTGGCATTCGGAAATGTGGAACTTGGCTACAAAATGTTAGGAGAAATCCCCATCGTATGCTCCACCCTCTGCGAGGATTTGGATGCATCTTTGGAAACAGATCAAAATGTAACAGGTGTCTTTAGACACAACGGCAGCAATATGATTAAATTAATCCAGCTAAAGTAA